From the Mya arenaria isolate MELC-2E11 chromosome 17, ASM2691426v1 genome, the window TAAATATAAAGATAAGCGTCTTCGACAGACCATTACATTAaggtgttttcatttttaattgtattaaacaaatttaaagcagcattaaatgtaaagaaccaaataagaaaatgaaaatagttttcaaaacgtAACTCACACAGAAACACAGAATAGTTCAATACAAATGATATCTcattaatttcttatttttgttatttaccTCTTTACGTTGAGACAACTTTGGGTAATATTAATTTGGTAACAATGCACGCCCGCTAAATGCTAAATGATCAGTGAAATAACGCCCCATAAATGCCACATAATGATTGAATGAACGCCGCCATATTGATTCAAGATCAGTGAGATTCAGCCCTCAAATGTTATATGAACAGTGATGTATGCCCATTAATGCTATGTTATAAGTGTTTATATGCCCCTTTGATGCtaaatgttcattaaatgaacGCTCGCAAATTTTTACATGATAATTGAATGTACGCCCCCTAAATGGTAACTTATCGGTAAATGTAAGCCTCATAAATGCTATACTATGAGTAAATCTATGCTCACTatatgctacattatcagtgaatCTATTCCCTTtagatgctacattatcagtgaaaGTTTGCCACAAATGCAATATCATCAGAGAATTAACGCCCACAAATGCTATAACGCCAGTAATTGTATGCCCACTATATCAGTGTTTGAACGCACACTCAATGCTGTATTATCAGTTATGTTATGCCCCTTTAACGCTACATTAACAGTGAGTGTACGTTCTCTTGATGCTACATTACCATTGGACGTTAAACGCTTAATGATTTATGATTAGTGAAAGTACGCCCCTAAATATTATATGATAAGTAGATATACTTAATCATCAATTAGTCATTTCCGACGTTGACATTCCGGGAAATGCCGGGTAAAATATAGGTGCAGTTTCGATGGTTTTAACTATTAAAAAGCTGTGCGTTTAAACATGGGAATAATCAAAGTTGACACAGTATCAGTGAATTATTACGAAAGTACTCCTTTCTGACAAATTGTATCCCTTTTTGTTCGGTTTAAAAACATGCTAATGCAAGGTTTGTTCTTGTTGCTCATGTAAAGTCGTTCAATAGTGTTTATTCacggtaaatttcttttaaattctgTATTCTAATCCAAGgaatgatacacattaagaacttatcaagctgatcatagtcTGAAATGATGCCTATTAGGTTCTGACTACCTTAATTGAAGACAAATGATGTGGATACTGATACAATAATGACAATAGATGATGTAATCATACTTTTGAAGATAATAGACTTGTAAAACGTAAAATAGTTCATTGTGCTGTAAATTCATATTGTGTTGCttttctttatataatgatgatgttttatgctaTAAATTGACCTAGTGTGCCATTAATTATTTCTGGTATGTAAattagaatataaataaatgtaaataaatctcAATCAGATTTCCGTGTTTAGTCttgtattataaatgaaaatatcccCTTGAGTTCAGACCAAAAttccctgggaagcctctcattAATATCGCATGTATGCTGATGGAACATTTGTCTCGAAATTTGTCCGAAGGTCTGCAAATAACAGGCATGTCCATGCAATTTTGAGAATAATATTGagatttgaaagtaaacaacatttccGTTAAAGAAATTTCGACAGTAATAAATAAGATTTGAAAGTGAACAACATTTTCGTTATAATGTTCTAAGCAAtcagccttttgttgaaaattCAGTAATTTTCGAAATGTACAAAGTTAAAGGTGGCAGATATTCCACTTTATTTCCATGATCTTGTATGTATTGACAATCAAGTcactttaatacaaaaacacagaggcagtattcataaaacttttaaagataatttattttcgcagtcaaatttaagaaaagaagATGCGTTTTTAATATGTAAGTACGTATTTTTGATAAATCGattgaaaataaagtcattaagatattattaactaattatatcattttatataagaGGTACAtaagttaagaaaacgacttgagttaatAAAATGACTtgatttaagaaaatgacttcagctaagaaaacgacttgagttaagaaaacaaCTTAAGTTCAGAAAACGaattgagttaagaaaacgaaTTGAGTTAAGAAAttgacttgagttaagaaaacgacttgagttaagaaaatgacttgagttaagaaaatgacttgagttaagaaagtgacttgagttaagaaaatgacttgagttaagaaaatgcattgagttaagaaaatgacttgagttaagaaaataacttgagttaagaaagcgacttgagttaagaaaatgacttgagttaagaaaatgtattgagtaaagaaaatgatttgagtgaagaaaacgacttgagttaagaaaacgaaTTGAGTATggaaaacgacttgagttaagaaaatgacttgagttaagaaaatgatttgagttaagaaaacaacttgagttaagaaaatgacttgagttaagaaaatgacttgtgttaagaaaatgtattaagttaagaaaatgacttgagttaagaaaatgacttgagttaagaaaatgacttgagttaagaaaatgtatcgagttaagaaaatgatttgagtgaagaaaacgacttgagttaagaaaacgacttgagtaTGGAAAATGACTTGAGCTAAGAAAaagacttgagttaagaaaatgacttgagttaaaagaacgacttgagttaagaaaatgacttgagttcagaaaatgtattgtgttaagaaaatgacttgagttaagaaaatgacttgagtgaAGAAAACGatttgagttaagaaaatgacttgagttaagaaaatgacttgagtttagaaaacgacttgagttaagaaaacgacttgagttaagaaaatgacgtaagttaagaaaatgacgtaagttaagaaaatgacttgatttaagaaaatgacttgatttaagaaaatgacttgagttaagaaaatgacttgagttaagaaaatgacgtaagttaagaaaatgacgtaagttaagaaaatgacgtaaattaagaaaatgtcgtaagttaagaaaatgacgtaagttaagaaaatgacttaagttaagaaaatggcgtaagttaagaaaatgacgtaagttaagaaaatgacgtaagttaagaaaacgacttgagttaagaaaatgacttgagttaagaaaatgacttgagtgaAGAAAACGatttgagttaagaaaatgacttgagttaagaaaatgacttgagtttagaaaacgacttgagttaagaaaactacttgagttaagaaaatgacgtaagttaagaaaatgacgtaagttaagaaaatgacttgatttaagaaaatgacttgagttaagaaaatgacgtaagttaggaaaatgacttgagttaagaaaatgacttgagttaagaaaatgacgtaagttaagaaaatgacgtaagttaagaaaatgacgtaagttaagaaaatgacgtaagttaagaaaatgacttgagttaagaaaatggcgtaagttaagaaaatgacgtaagttaagaaaatgacgtaagttaagaaaacgacttgagttaagaaaatgacttgagttaagaaaatgacgtaagttaagaaaacgacttgagttaagaaaatgacttgagttaagaaaacgacttgagcTAAGAAAATTtattgagttaagaaaatgacttgagtatGGAATATGatttgagttaagaaaacgacttgagtaTGGAAAATGATTTGAGTTAAGAAAgcgacttgagttaagaaaacaacttaagttaagaaaacGAATTGAGTTAAGAAAgtgacttgagttaagaaaatgacttgagttaagaaaatgcattgagttaagaaaatgacttgagttaagaaaatgtcttgagttaagaaaatgtattgagttaagaaaatgacttagttaagaaaatgtattgagttaagaaaataatttgagcTAAGAAAATGTATTGAGTTAAGAAAAAGatttgagttaagaaaatgacttgagttaagataatgacttgagttaagaaagcgacttgagttaagaaaatgacttgagttaagaaaatgtattgagttaagaaaacgatttgagttaagaaaatgatttgagttaagaaaatgatttgagttaagaaaatgacttgagttaagataatgacttgagttaagataatgacttgagttaagaaaacgacttgagtaTGGAAAACGACTTaagatgttatataaatacCGCATCAGtaacaaataaatgcaaaccattattatacatataaatcatataccatgtatactgttgttttttttttttttttcaaaaggaatCAATAACAgattacaacaaaaatattacgGTAACTAAATGTTCAATAGCGTTACTAACATGTTTTGCCAAACTAGAGAATTCtgtatgacattttttatatctGTTAACAAAAGAGCTTTTCTTTGAGCTCGTGGTGACGTTTTATCATGTTACAAGCGTTTAGCTTACATTTCATACAAATTATGTTGTTCGATGTATGaccctttaaaaatataaatgagtCAATTATAAAGtgttaattttaattgaatgtttttcttataTTCATTTGTTCAAATCACGAATAtcaaacttatatttttataacatcaCAGCTGTGATACTGTTTAATGTATAGAACTGGCCCCAATTACTCGAAAAATCTTTAGCCTGATCAGCCttagtatcttatttcatttaaccaAATAATTCAtcataaacttatattaaacaaaataaatataagaaatattgtGATCGGCTTAAAGATAATGAGGATATAATTcgattttacaaaacaaagtgtGCAATTCAAATTAGTTCCTGTTAAAAGAGACTATAAGATTGTTCGAGAACCTGGGTGGACCCTGCATATCTGTTTCATAGAATAAGATACAAGACATTAAATATGACCATGCCAAACTGATTCAATGTTTAgttttccattttcaaaatcaaggtgcaggaacaaaacaacaaagtgGCAAAAATCAGATCTCATATCTTACCAACAAAATGACCCCGATAGCAGACTTCACTAAAAGTCATCATATACATTTGCAGGTTCATACAGTTAAACAAATTAGCCTCTCCcagtgtaaaatatatgttttgacatGATAGCAGATTTTACCAATGAAAGTCATCATACATATATGCaggtttatacatttaaacaagtaaatcTTCAAGCAGGCTTTCTAAAAACCGATCGTTTGCCGgcctggaccgattttgacttTGACGGACCGAATATAACAGTAATGGCTAAAAAGGTTGGTCcgtaaattaaaatttgaaatcggtgtagtgtttttttattcagatttcGAATGTTTCGAAGACCTGAGACTCCCAGTGTAGAATAGTTTTTACCTAGATTATTGTTATGCTAGTTATCAACCTCCAGCATAATTGTTTGCTTAATTTTGATTTCGATATGTGTTGCTCAACTCACTCTTAAAGTAAATGTCCTTCCCATCTAATGATGCTAAACATTGAATCACTTTGGCCTGACTCAAACCAATAAACAAGTTGCACATACAGTCATATTAAGTTGCAATGCATCATACAAATATTGCTTGACCCAAACCAATAAACAAGTTGCACAAACAGCCAAAATAATTTGCACTGCATCATTTAAATATGGCCAATAAAAAAGTTGCATATATGTAACAGTGTTACAGATGATCATAACAATTTGCTCtgaattaaatatgtaaaatctaGGATACATGTAGAAGCAATTTGTCAATCTTTCAGCAATTAATGTACATCTGGATCAGAAAAACACGCACAAAACACGTTAAATGTTTAGGACTCTAACatgcttaaacatattttattgcaaaacaatacattagcTGACTGTGTCTTTCTAAACTATTTCAGTGTTTTCCGTTAAGCATATCATACCTTAAAAAAACtttctataaaataatgaacagtCGCGAACGCATCACAACATGGTTGCTCGAGGGCACGTGCTACACCAATCAACTATGAGCGCGATCAGGGAGTACCCGTGCAACTggcatttaacaaataaaacacttaatggTTTGTGTACAAGATGCTCTAATTTTATCACAGAAATGGAGTTTTACATAAACCCTTAACAAGATTAAACTCCAATTGGGAACTTTTTCACACGCGagttaaaaacacaataacatgaacagaacagaaatgaTACAATACAATGATATATACAGGGCCAAGCCCCGTGGTCAAAATTtcgaatataaacaataaaagggGAATAAGATAAGGGCCGAAATCACACAGTCGTAAAAACACTACAAATAGACGATTAATGCATCAATAAATGATGGAAGAATATCGTATTGGAACACTCAGTAAACACGAGTTTACTGGAACACGAGTTACATGGAGATGCAAACCAGTTGCACACGTCGATCTTGTCTAAGAATATGATTCTACAAACatactttggaaaaaaaacaaaaccctGAACAAAttgagtttaaattgattaatttcCTTAATTCTTGACCTGGAAGTCATTATTTCCGTTTTTAGAACTTCTGAAATATGTTGTCTCCTATTAATGAtagcaaatattttaatcacAATATATTCACAGttaaagtattgattttgttcacTTAAGATATTTGTGTGACCATACGATAGAAGCGTAAACTAAGGTAAGTTTCCTAAGGGGCGGACCAGGATTTGTCATTCGCGAAGGCCCATTACGAGTCCAAAATGAGGACAAACAGCCCAAAGGAGCCGGAAATAGTCTCCAAACATGGGACTTGTACTTAAGTTTAAGCATActgtttctttttaagtttgCGTCGATCCGTATTCGACTGGGTAGAGGGCGGGTTTGCGTTATCTGATTCAACGGGTAATCCGGATCCGCTAGTGGTTCTGATTGAATGATATTATtgacattcaaattaaattaagtccatataataaaataaataaacaagagctacCACAGAAGTGATAAATACTCACGCCGCCTTTACACAGTATGAATGTACATATACTTGACTAagacaaatatttgatattaaattcaTAATGTAATTATAAGTTTGAAGATAATAAGAAAgctattaatttttatttgacaCATGATCAACCTCAAATTTCCAACATAAGAGGTATTTTAATTCCGCCGATATGCTATAAATAGATCTACTGATAAGGTCTTAATTCAGAAATTGATAAAGATCAAAGAACAAAACTCGCGCAGAGATCTTGACCCAGCAATGCgattgacattgaccttcaccTTGAAGTAAAAGAACTCAAGTGTCGTCTTACAGTGGTCACTAATTGACAGTTTAATTCAAATCACATACTTGTATTAAGCGAATGACAAAGTTTTGGACGGGACGGACGGATAAAAGTTATGATTGAGATTCATATCTTGTCCTACTTAAGATGGTAAAGCGTATGCAAATGTAGATTTTACAAATGTAATTGCCGCGGGATATTCGGGATGGATGCAGATCCCCGGAAAGAAGACACCCCAGGCTTCAGGACCAGCTTCTGGCATCAGGTTCTGCATGCCTTGGCAGACGATTGGAAGAACATCCATCCTAATGTATTAAGTCCCGTCTGCCAAGATTTGCGCAGGGGTCGGTCTTATTTGGTAGGCTAATTATGTCttctaaataatataattttctataGAACAAGCATAAGGGAAATAGACACTTAAATGCATCATTGGATTCATAAGGATTAACGGAGGtgctaaaactttaacatatgCCTTTGAAACCAGATTTTGTTATCGAATAATCATTACTTCAATCGGCAATAAATAGCGGACCATGATATACCGGGATTTATCATCTGATGTTATTGATCACACAGCCCTGTATCAACATAACCCGGGTACCGGATACCGGGTTTTAGCACCAACCATGATAACCTCCCTTATTTCTTATCAAGGAAGTtactactttcgtttttgaagACGCCTGAAATTCGTTGACTATCCAAACtgcaactatttaaataatacagCCACATTTGAAAGTATTAATGAGTTGTGTTCGTAAGATATTCGAGTAACTATCTGAAAGGACTTTCTTCAACAGTCAACAAAAGTAAGTataaaatagtatgttttcGGATGGTGATTAAACCCGGTACCCGGTATCGATATTGGGAAAATCCGGTATCTCAGTTTATGATACCTCATTATGTCGATATCGGGTGTTTCGTCATAGTCGATACTGGTAAATATGATATTCTCTAAAGAAATCCCGGTATCGATAGGCCCGGTATCAATGTCCACAATAATCAACTATGACTTTGAATATctcaaaaaacaacagaaaagagAGTTTGATTTCAAGAACGCTAAATAGTATAATTAACATGTATAAGTAGGTTGACAGTCACCTTAAAATTACACACTTTTATCAAGCTGTaaatcttgaataaaatatattttatttcaatagtaaTTGTCTTTTAATTCTAGTGTGATATTTGGGGAATAGATTTGGAAAGAAATGATTCATTTTCATGAACACCCAGTGTGTGTTGATCTTTAAAAGTGAAAGTGTAACAGTTCTTATAAGTATCCAAAATCGTATACAATAAATTTGCAATTCTGTTTTCTACATGCCTTGAAAACATGTCTTTGTTGGTGTATGTGTTATTATGGCAATGAGCTTGTAATACTTAGATCAAAATAAATAGTCTGTTCTGGTCTGATTTCAAATATAACAGCTACAAACATGCCTATCTGAGAAAGGTTCTGTTCATTCCAAACATGAGGATATCATAAGTACAGTGAAACGGTTGAGAATGTATATatcttataatattttaacttcAGGTATATGTGGCATGATAACTCCCCGCTGTgcatcccttgtttattgcacttgTCTCAAAGCATTGGGTCATTTTCCTGTGTATCTGTTATTTGGTAGATGGCCTTTTAAAGTTGACACTTTCATAGAAGATAATCTCATTGTCCGacttatatattgtataaacaatatacataactaAATGAATTAATCAGAGTTATAAACAAACGGGCTCTGAAGTAATCAGTTATACTGACCcataaaagaaaatgtcataAAAGACTTATTGATGTATCTTATTGCTGCCTATGTACCCTATGTCATTTATGGACTCATTCAAAAATGCTGTTCTGAAAACTTACTTCACAACATGCTTTGTTTTCGATGCACAAATTACTTCCTTAAcagaaatattcaaatacaccaagaaatgaaatattgtgtAAATCATGTGATTTATGCATAATTGTAACAGAAGATGTATCTCTTTTAGTATTTCCAAAATACATAGAACTAAGAAAAACTCAAAGcaacatattttgtaatgaataaaaaagacaCTTAAATCATATAACATTCTTCATAATATTAGCATTAGCTAAGTGCTTActgttataatgttaaaaacaactCGGTGtagcataatattttattaaaacattttcttcagatttaaaaagaaattagaACTCTCTATTATAAAGtggtatatatttaaaataaataaatctaaaaaaaatctttttattgtttgatgcaattaaagaatggaATGAACATCCCGACACTGGCACTCACACATCCATTAATTGGCAACACGTGTGACACGTGTCATAAAGGGGCTTCATATCACCATTAATTTAGGTTATAGTAACTTGAAAATGGCACAGTTTATGATTCCGGATTTTGTTGGTAACGGGTTTTACGTCACAGTCGGTACCGGGTAATATATAATACTCTCTTCAGAAAGCCCGGTATCGATAGGCCCGGTATCAATGTCACTGGACTCAGAAAGATTTTCATTTCATTCCGGCATTTTCATGTTTCCATGTTGCCAACAGTTTGCCGTACCAAAAAAGCTTACAAGGAATCCTGGCCTTTGTATggaagttttagggcaggtttaagttttagtccaagttgggattttcacttataagtccaataccattcattcaattgacttaatacttcacacagttgttcagagccattaCATAAGGAGGTAAGATATCTTCATGgaccgtattcaataagcatcttaataatattttttaactaagtgaaatattgccattttttctaatttgaattttaacaaaacgaacaatgtttgtacaacaaaaatatgaaaataagcatgaaaatggtctaaacaatatgtgcatatgaataaatctgatgaaaagtagcgggtatttaaaataatctttgtcAAAAGTTAcgaaattctcactaagttgaaaatattagatgcttattgaatacggccacatgttatcttttattcaaattatggcccctgattgactatggaacttacgttaaagtttaagggcaggttgggatatctatttataacttctataccttcattcaattgacttaatacttcacacaattgttcaggaccatcacacaatgagttTACATTAtaccatattatccttaatacaagtaatAGCCCCTGCTTgacttcggttaaagttttagggtaagttaaagttaagggcaagttgggatttaaataaaacaaacttctacacctttcattcaatgcacttaataaaattcaaaattattgacgaccatcttacaacaagaaacataactccattttaactctaaatacaaattatggcccttgaatgtttttatttattttaatttccttctaaaaacacatgtttatattcttaaccacattttcataaagggaaaacaagttatttgaatgtcttgcgtcattgttcgggcaggtgggagggcagcatcaaaggcATCTTATGTATCGAACAATTTTAGCTAGGGTTGACATAAAGAgacaaaacttggtatatacgaaGATACCTTTTATGAGAATGCTTTTGAGGCTCATACGATTAAGGTCAAGGaaactattaatagaaaaagggttggtattgaattACTTAAGTgagggtctacatattgtgaccaaacatggtgtataggaagagtttatagagaccttttctgagattgtgttttgggccccgagatctctggtctaggtcaaggtcagcgttgttaaaaaagaaacatggtaagtactgaataactcaagtaagggttgacaacgtgtgaccaaacttggtatataggacaagtttatgcagagctttcatggtttgccttttggccccctagggtcaaggtcactgttactaaaaatagataacagtttcagttatggttgacatactgtgaccaaacttgatatgcaGGAAGAGTGTATGGAGGATTTTTATGAGATTGTGTTTGGGCCCTtagaatcaaggtcactgttacaaaaaatagaagaaagcagttgaaactgaatctcttctacCAATCATTAagaacctggttttgtcacatcgcgattcttgttcacatattacatcgttattgtattcacttctaagtaaAGGCGGCGtggtcgagcgcgctgtcttacgacagctcttgttagtGTTTCCAGGAGGTCTCAAACCAAACTTTTAGCTACCTTCAATTTGAAATGGTGCATTCTTGTGTGATGTTCGCACATTTTCTCCACTAGATTTCAACTATGTTTATTTGTAGAAAATAATTGTGGGGGTGGTGCCAGGTTGACGACAAAAATCACCAGCACATTTTTGGTAGGGTAGCACCGGGCGCATGCTCACTTAATTTGTCCatgttttctcttttatttcaatatagcagaagaaggtaataaaatatgcaaaaaatgtACCATTGCggctttcaaatttaaaaacttTCTGTGGGGAGTACCCCCCTACCTCCACTGTCACAATTTCTGTCACGGTTCTGAGGGAGTCGCGCATGTCAAAAGATTACGTTCCTTTGTTTTCCCCCTCGAACATCAACTCCTGGGTCCGCTCCTGTAAATCGTTTAGAACTTCGTAAACCGAGTGTATATTTGACAATCAAATTATGATTTTAGACTCAAGATGGATGCAGTCTCAGGGAAAAAGGCACCCGAGGGAACAGGATCGGTGTCTGACCACACATTCTGCCAGACATGTGCGAACGATGGCAAGGACATCCCTCCTGATGCCTTCTGTACCGTCTGCAAGGAGTTCCTGTGTTCCAACCAGAGAGTGAGAATAAGcattttacggaaacatgtcaACGCCATGCCGAAGAGTTCATAAAATACTTTTGTCCCAATCACGAGACACTTCTGTGTGGAGACTGCTTGGCTGAGAAAGTACATAGCTTATGCACTATTGAAAGGATATCTAAAGTGGCAAAGCGGTACAAGGAGGGCCCAGAATACAACGGTCTGAAGGCAGGACTTGTCCAGGTGGTCAATGACATTGGCAACCTTTCAGGCAACATACAAGTGagcatgaaatatattgatgaaGAGAGCTTTACAAATATCAATGAGCTTCGAAAGTTCAGGGATGAAATCAACCAATACCTGGATAAGAGGGAACATAAGTTACTGGAAGAAATTGAGCTGAAAAAACGGAAATCAGAGAGCCTCTTAAGTGAACTGAAATCAAATTGCCAAGACATAATAGCTGCCACTGAGAAACTCAAGGCCAAGCTTAAAGCCCAGGAGGTCAACAACAACCAGCTGTTCATATCTGGAACAAGAGCGATTAAGGAATTAGTCGGTCTTCAGTCAGCCCTTAAAGACATCAGAGGTAAAAAAAGTGTGTCATACTTCAAGTTCACAAGGGACCCCACCACAGAACAGCTGCTGACCTCATGCACAGCAATTGGCATAGTGGACCAGGTGGCATCAGATTTGGCAGACCAGGTGGCATCAGATTTGGCAGACCGGCAGAAACAAG encodes:
- the LOC128223292 gene encoding uncharacterized protein LOC128223292 translates to MKYIDEESFTNINELRKFRDEINQYLDKREHKLLEEIELKKRKSESLLSELKSNCQDIIAATEKLKAKLKAQEVNNNQLFISGTRAIKELVGLQSALKDIRGKKSVSYFKFTRDPTTEQLLTSCTAIGIVDQVASDLADQVASDLADRQKQDYF